Proteins encoded in a region of the Geoanaerobacter pelophilus genome:
- a CDS encoding aminotransferase class III-fold pyridoxal phosphate-dependent enzyme — MGTGQKLYDRAKGIIPGGTQLLSKRPEMFLPEQWPAYYQSAKGITVTDLDGNSFIDMSIMGVGACILGYGDPDVDAAAKSAIDNGVMCTLNAPEEVELAELLCELHPWASMVRYARSGGEAMSLAIRIARAHTGREKVAFCGYHGWTDWYLAANLGADNSLDGHLMPGLDPAGVPSSLRNTAFPFHFNQIDQLKDIVSRYGKDLAVIVMEPGRETYAEDDFVTEVREIATSTGAVLIFDEITTGFRMTAGGIHLLQKVNPDIAVFAKAMANGYAMSAVIGTSEVMESVQSTFISSTNWTERIGPSASIATIKKYRKENVAAHLIEIGTSVMKGWEDAAHEAGIKLHASGLPSLNHFSFEHPEEVALTTLFIQLMLERGYLAFNQFKPSFAHKKEDISSYMRTVSEVFALLKEAIDKNDIKERLNGPVARRGFYRLTSAKTEGHRL, encoded by the coding sequence ATGGGAACAGGACAGAAACTGTATGATAGGGCAAAGGGTATTATTCCGGGGGGTACCCAACTTCTTTCCAAGCGGCCGGAAATGTTTTTGCCTGAACAGTGGCCTGCCTACTACCAAAGTGCCAAAGGAATCACGGTAACGGATCTGGATGGAAATAGCTTCATAGATATGAGTATCATGGGAGTAGGCGCCTGCATACTAGGGTATGGCGACCCGGATGTAGATGCAGCTGCAAAGTCTGCAATCGATAATGGAGTAATGTGCACACTGAATGCGCCTGAAGAGGTTGAGCTTGCTGAGCTTCTGTGTGAGCTTCATCCCTGGGCCAGCATGGTCAGGTATGCGCGTTCCGGCGGAGAGGCCATGTCTCTTGCCATTCGCATAGCCAGGGCGCATACAGGCAGAGAAAAGGTGGCTTTTTGCGGGTATCACGGCTGGACTGACTGGTATCTCGCAGCAAATCTCGGCGCTGATAACAGTCTTGATGGTCATTTGATGCCTGGCCTGGATCCGGCGGGCGTTCCCTCTTCTCTGCGAAATACAGCATTTCCTTTTCATTTCAATCAAATTGATCAGTTGAAAGATATTGTCTCCCGCTATGGAAAAGATCTGGCCGTCATTGTTATGGAGCCGGGCCGCGAGACCTATGCTGAAGATGATTTTGTTACGGAAGTCAGAGAAATAGCAACATCTACCGGTGCGGTTCTTATTTTTGACGAGATAACCACCGGCTTCAGAATGACCGCGGGTGGCATTCATTTGTTACAAAAGGTAAATCCTGATATTGCGGTGTTTGCCAAGGCGATGGCCAACGGATATGCCATGTCGGCGGTTATCGGAACTTCAGAAGTAATGGAATCTGTCCAATCGACTTTTATCAGTAGTACCAACTGGACTGAACGGATTGGGCCGTCCGCGTCAATCGCGACCATCAAAAAGTACCGGAAGGAAAACGTGGCCGCCCACCTTATCGAGATTGGTACTTCTGTCATGAAAGGATGGGAGGATGCTGCACATGAAGCGGGCATTAAGCTTCACGCCAGCGGACTTCCCAGTCTTAACCATTTCAGTTTCGAGCACCCTGAAGAGGTTGCACTGACCACTCTGTTTATTCAGCTTATGCTTGAACGTGGTTACCTGGCCTTCAACCAGTTCAAGCCTTCCTTTGCCCATAAGAAGGAGGATATTTCGTCATACATGAGAACAGTGTCTGAGGTCTTCGCACTGTTAAAAGAGGCCATTGATAAAAATGATATTAAGGAGCGTCTCAATGGGCCAGTTGCGCGACGCGGCTTTTACCGGTTGACCTCAGCCAAAACAGAAGGACACCGGTTGTGA
- a CDS encoding cytidylyltransferase domain-containing protein encodes MATVAIIQARMGSTRLPGKVLKSVLGKPMLWHIVNRVRKAEGVDEVVVATSDLSADEQIRQFCSENGIPFFGGSETDVLDRFYRAAKEHNADPVLRITGDCPFADPVIIGKLIRMYREGNHDHIGVATGAGALYLEQGRFPDGLDAECFSFASLEKAWKEATHGSDREHVTPYIWRNKDIFRTGFLMCDCGDYSHFRWTVDNDADFALVTKIYETLYSDNHVFLMDDVITLLKERPDLSEMNSDFIGKEEYEKVWQAGKTEK; translated from the coding sequence ATGGCTACTGTTGCGATAATACAGGCCAGAATGGGGTCAACGAGGCTTCCCGGCAAGGTTTTGAAGAGTGTTTTAGGCAAGCCGATGCTCTGGCATATTGTTAACCGGGTGAGAAAAGCCGAGGGGGTTGACGAAGTTGTAGTTGCAACGTCAGATCTCTCCGCGGACGAACAGATCAGGCAATTCTGCTCAGAAAACGGAATTCCCTTTTTCGGTGGCAGCGAAACGGATGTGCTGGACAGATTTTACCGAGCAGCAAAGGAGCATAATGCCGATCCGGTACTTCGCATAACGGGTGATTGTCCGTTTGCCGATCCAGTTATAATCGGAAAACTCATCAGAATGTACCGGGAGGGCAATCATGATCATATCGGTGTCGCAACCGGGGCCGGGGCTCTGTATCTTGAACAGGGCCGGTTTCCTGACGGGCTTGATGCGGAATGCTTCAGTTTCGCTTCTCTGGAAAAAGCCTGGAAAGAGGCGACACATGGCAGTGATCGGGAACATGTAACCCCATACATCTGGCGCAATAAAGATATTTTCAGAACAGGTTTCCTGATGTGCGATTGTGGCGATTATTCTCATTTTCGCTGGACTGTAGACAACGATGCTGACTTTGCTCTGGTTACGAAAATTTATGAGACGTTATATTCTGACAATCACGTTTTTCTGATGGATGATGTTATCACTCTGTTAAAGGAACGACCTGACCTGAGCGAGATGAATAGTGATTTCATCGGCAAGGAAGAATATGAAAAGGTCTGGCAGGCCGGAAAAACCGAAAAATAG
- a CDS encoding N-acetylneuraminate synthase family protein, with protein sequence MGVQFIAEVSSNHSRDLKRCLDFIDCSADIGCDAVKFQLFKIEELFAPEVLSVNEQLRRRKEWELPVSFLSDIAGRCREKNIQFSCTPFYLEAVDELLPFVDFLKIASYELLWNDLLVKCAKTGKPVILSTGMATLDEVSRAVTVLRNAGCLDLTLLHCVSGYPAPVDECNLSVIETLRSATGCSVGWSDHSVSTGVVNRAINRWGACTVEFHLDLDGAGDEFNAGHCWLPEQIASLIADVRTGEGADGDGIKKPSPKELPDRDWRADPEDGLRPLKHVRINYKG encoded by the coding sequence ATGGGAGTTCAATTTATTGCCGAGGTTTCAAGTAATCACAGCCGCGATCTCAAGCGGTGTCTGGATTTTATTGATTGCTCTGCTGATATTGGCTGTGATGCGGTCAAGTTCCAATTATTCAAGATTGAAGAACTGTTTGCTCCTGAGGTGCTGTCAGTAAATGAGCAGTTACGTCGCAGGAAAGAGTGGGAGCTCCCTGTGTCGTTTCTGTCTGATATTGCCGGTCGCTGCCGGGAAAAAAATATCCAGTTTTCATGTACCCCCTTTTACCTGGAAGCGGTGGATGAACTGCTGCCGTTTGTGGATTTTCTCAAAATCGCATCATATGAACTGCTCTGGAATGATCTGCTGGTTAAATGTGCAAAGACCGGCAAACCGGTAATCTTGTCCACTGGGATGGCTACGCTGGATGAAGTGAGTAGAGCAGTGACTGTGCTCAGAAACGCCGGATGTCTGGATCTTACTTTGCTCCACTGTGTTTCCGGGTATCCTGCACCAGTGGACGAATGTAATCTTTCCGTAATAGAGACTCTTAGATCGGCAACAGGTTGTTCCGTTGGCTGGTCTGACCACTCTGTCTCAACTGGGGTCGTCAATAGAGCGATCAATCGCTGGGGTGCATGTACCGTTGAATTCCACCTGGATCTTGATGGCGCTGGAGATGAGTTTAATGCCGGGCACTGCTGGTTGCCGGAGCAGATTGCGTCTCTTATTGCCGACGTAAGAACAGGTGAGGGTGCAGACGGAGACGGTATCAAGAAACCTTCTCCTAAGGAACTCCCTGACAGGGACTGGCGCGCCGACCCTGAAGATGGTTTAAGGCCTTTAAAGCATGTGAGAATAAACTACAAGGGGTAG
- the pseC gene encoding UDP-4-amino-4,6-dideoxy-N-acetyl-beta-L-altrosamine transaminase — MTKEFIPYGRQSISENDIQAVVDVLRSDWLTQGPSVELFERTIADYCGVSHATAVNSATSALHIACLAAGLGSGDTLWTSPNTFVASANCALYCGARVDFVDINPRTYNMSVDALQEKLIKAEHAGCLPKVVIPVHFAGQPCEMARIAELSSRYGFKTIEDASHAIGGKYQGEPVGNCRYADMTVFSFHPVKIVTTGEGGVVTTNNRELHERLVRLRSHGITRDPALMQGESHGDWYYQQVELGYNYRMTDMQAALGASQMRRIDEFVARRHALAHRYNSLLAGMPLILPWQDGTGYSAYHLYVVRADSKQTVIGRRQVFDAMRAAKIGVNVHYIPVHTQPYFRQMGFAEGMFPEAEKYYSAAISLPMFPAMTEAQQDSVVAGLKIVFV, encoded by the coding sequence ATGACAAAAGAGTTCATCCCCTACGGAAGACAATCAATCTCTGAAAATGACATTCAGGCAGTGGTAGATGTGCTGCGGTCCGACTGGCTGACTCAGGGGCCTTCGGTTGAGCTGTTTGAGCGCACCATTGCCGATTATTGCGGCGTTAGTCATGCTACTGCAGTTAATAGTGCCACCTCCGCTCTGCATATCGCCTGTCTCGCTGCCGGCCTCGGTTCTGGCGACACTCTCTGGACTTCACCCAATACCTTTGTGGCATCAGCCAACTGCGCCCTTTACTGTGGCGCTCGTGTTGACTTTGTGGATATTAATCCGCGAACGTACAACATGAGTGTCGATGCGTTGCAGGAAAAACTGATCAAGGCAGAACATGCGGGATGTTTGCCCAAGGTTGTCATTCCGGTGCACTTTGCCGGTCAGCCTTGTGAAATGGCACGAATAGCTGAGTTGTCCTCACGATACGGATTTAAGACTATTGAGGATGCTTCGCATGCAATCGGTGGGAAGTATCAGGGTGAGCCGGTTGGCAACTGCCGCTATGCCGACATGACGGTATTCAGCTTTCATCCGGTGAAGATCGTCACCACCGGTGAAGGCGGAGTCGTAACCACCAATAATCGGGAACTTCATGAGCGTTTGGTGCGGTTGCGCAGCCATGGAATAACGCGGGATCCCGCTTTGATGCAGGGAGAGAGCCATGGTGACTGGTACTATCAACAGGTTGAGTTAGGCTACAACTATCGCATGACTGATATGCAGGCGGCTCTTGGGGCCAGCCAGATGCGGCGAATTGATGAGTTTGTGGCAAGGCGTCATGCATTGGCTCATCGTTACAACAGCTTGTTGGCCGGGATGCCGCTAATTCTTCCCTGGCAAGATGGCACCGGCTATTCTGCGTATCACCTTTATGTGGTTCGTGCGGATTCCAAACAGACGGTAATCGGCAGAAGACAGGTATTTGATGCCATGCGAGCTGCAAAGATAGGGGTCAATGTTCATTACATACCGGTACACACCCAGCCCTATTTCCGTCAAATGGGCTTTGCCGAAGGGATGTTTCCTGAGGCGGAAAAATACTATTCTGCTGCTATAAGCCTGCCGATGTTCCCGGCAATGACCGAAGCACAACAGGATAGTGTGGTTGCTGGTTTGAAGATCGTTTTTGTTTGA
- the pseB gene encoding UDP-N-acetylglucosamine 4,6-dehydratase (inverting), with translation MMNYRSILVTGGTGSFGKKFVETILANYPQVERLVVYSRDELKQYEMSQVFSESEYPAIRYFIGDVRDKDRLIRAFEGIDVVIHAAALKQVPACEYNPFEAVKTNILGAQNVIEAAIATGVKKVVALSTDKAAAPINLYGATKLCSDKLFTAANNYRGKRDLSFSVVRYGNVMGSRGSVIPFFLKRRSEGAIPITDEGMTRFNITLEDGVKLVLFALDVMWGGEIFIPKIPSYRILELADALAPGSEREVVGIRPGEKVHEEMITETDALNCIEFKDYYVILPSYPLWDVNKFIKTYNGKPCKPGFRYNSGENNEWLTVEQIRELVRLHVDPEFKC, from the coding sequence ATGATGAATTACCGCTCTATTCTTGTGACCGGCGGAACCGGTTCATTTGGTAAAAAATTCGTAGAAACAATTTTGGCGAATTATCCTCAGGTTGAACGTCTCGTTGTCTATTCCCGCGACGAACTGAAACAGTATGAAATGAGTCAGGTTTTTTCTGAGTCGGAGTACCCGGCAATTCGTTATTTCATTGGAGATGTGCGTGACAAGGATCGCCTGATCCGAGCGTTCGAGGGGATTGATGTTGTGATCCATGCTGCTGCGCTAAAACAGGTTCCAGCCTGCGAGTATAACCCCTTTGAGGCGGTGAAAACCAACATCCTCGGTGCTCAAAATGTTATTGAAGCGGCAATTGCTACTGGTGTGAAAAAAGTAGTTGCGCTCAGCACTGACAAGGCAGCAGCGCCGATTAATCTCTATGGTGCAACGAAGCTCTGTTCGGACAAGCTTTTTACTGCGGCAAATAACTATCGTGGCAAGCGTGATTTGAGCTTCTCGGTAGTGCGGTATGGCAATGTAATGGGAAGCCGCGGGAGCGTTATCCCATTCTTTCTGAAAAGGCGTAGTGAAGGAGCTATTCCAATTACCGATGAAGGTATGACTCGTTTCAATATCACCCTGGAAGATGGCGTTAAATTAGTATTGTTTGCTCTAGATGTTATGTGGGGCGGAGAAATCTTTATCCCTAAAATTCCAAGTTATCGGATTCTGGAGCTTGCTGACGCGCTTGCGCCCGGCAGTGAGAGAGAGGTAGTTGGCATTCGCCCCGGTGAGAAGGTTCACGAAGAGATGATTACTGAAACGGATGCCTTAAATTGTATCGAGTTTAAAGACTATTACGTGATTCTTCCTTCATACCCTCTTTGGGATGTAAACAAGTTTATAAAAACCTACAATGGCAAACCCTGTAAACCTGGATTTCGTTATAACAGTGGTGAAAACAATGAATGGCTTACAGTGGAACAGATTCGGGAGCTGGTAAGGTTGCATGTGGATCCCGAGTTTAAATGTTGA
- a CDS encoding motility associated factor glycosyltransferase family protein, whose protein sequence is MSLIDNIATLKRLNATIWKTLKPFMDELDGSSFKTQVSKSGIPTLVYEKDGATTAIHSTYDPLHEAKVFAQKLRESDTSPYNHVFFYGVGLGYHIEEFLNDHPDMFFTLYEPNPHVFCHYLMSRRLDDLPLRRMKSLYIVFNPELEESYTIDFFNRYHDRPFFVTLPAYQRLFSKEFERFSTFFVDSINLIRSNRYTTLAFEKRWTINSMINLVSNLYVRNILNHEPGMFSGKPAILVAAGPSLEDEYENLRRIRQEGTAYIFAVGSAVKGLVANGIEPHAAITMDPGEPTQYTFTEIIEQNITTIPHIYGTSVGFETVRTYPGPQLFMAMDKDPVSPFFLKSEDGAPLGVVNDAPTVAITSLQLLGLLGFNPVILVGQNLGFRNNQNYAQGISYGQGGGNRDHMATDSELADVRTIEDVYGNEMQTNKIYYLFRKCIEMMICRYPDVKVINTTKGGAKIAGAPFVELNSLMMDRLTDRVVDENWLDKIKPGSYSLKYLLERRKRMSTSLVHLKRRISDMEKIIAEINQHVAYRNPRQLEEDFKRLDKIFNNIARNDFYRTFITPLNMLETAIFGNGMAQVHAEILPAERAVHVVENFGRYVQQCKRDITYITDVLYPYIVANIDLFSKWVQDKAVMEATPPEAQLPEIDGTFTQPEKDIV, encoded by the coding sequence ATGTCACTCATTGACAATATAGCTACTCTGAAGCGACTGAATGCTACCATCTGGAAAACGCTTAAGCCATTTATGGATGAGTTGGATGGCTCTTCGTTCAAAACACAGGTGTCGAAAAGCGGCATCCCCACGCTGGTTTACGAGAAGGATGGCGCCACAACCGCTATCCATAGCACCTATGATCCGTTGCATGAGGCAAAGGTTTTTGCCCAAAAACTTCGTGAAAGTGACACCTCACCGTATAACCACGTATTTTTCTATGGAGTAGGACTCGGGTACCATATCGAAGAATTCCTCAACGATCATCCTGACATGTTTTTCACGCTTTATGAGCCCAATCCGCATGTCTTCTGCCATTATCTGATGTCCCGCCGGCTCGACGATCTGCCGTTGCGGCGGATGAAGAGCTTGTATATTGTCTTTAACCCTGAGCTCGAAGAGTCATACACCATTGATTTCTTCAACCGTTATCACGACCGGCCGTTCTTTGTGACACTTCCGGCATATCAACGCTTGTTCAGTAAGGAATTCGAGAGATTCTCGACATTTTTTGTCGACTCAATAAATCTGATCAGGTCTAATCGCTATACAACTCTGGCTTTTGAAAAACGTTGGACGATCAACAGTATGATCAATTTGGTCTCCAATCTTTATGTGCGCAATATCTTAAATCATGAACCCGGAATGTTCAGTGGCAAACCGGCGATACTGGTAGCAGCTGGCCCTTCACTTGAGGATGAGTACGAAAACCTCCGCCGTATCAGACAGGAAGGGACTGCTTATATCTTTGCCGTGGGTTCGGCTGTCAAAGGTTTGGTTGCAAACGGCATTGAACCGCATGCGGCAATTACCATGGATCCCGGGGAGCCGACGCAATATACGTTTACCGAGATTATCGAACAAAACATTACCACAATTCCTCATATATACGGCACGTCTGTTGGTTTTGAAACGGTGCGCACCTATCCTGGGCCGCAACTCTTTATGGCCATGGACAAGGATCCCGTATCTCCATTCTTCTTGAAGAGCGAAGATGGTGCCCCTCTTGGCGTGGTCAATGACGCCCCGACGGTTGCTATTACCTCTCTTCAACTCCTTGGCCTTTTGGGGTTTAACCCGGTTATTCTGGTGGGCCAGAACCTGGGTTTTAGAAATAACCAGAACTATGCTCAGGGGATAAGTTATGGCCAAGGTGGGGGTAACCGTGATCATATGGCGACTGACAGCGAGTTGGCCGATGTCCGTACTATTGAGGATGTGTACGGTAATGAGATGCAAACAAATAAAATATATTATCTGTTTAGAAAATGCATAGAAATGATGATCTGCAGATATCCCGATGTAAAGGTTATCAACACAACCAAAGGTGGTGCGAAAATAGCTGGTGCGCCTTTCGTTGAACTGAATTCGCTTATGATGGACCGCCTCACTGACCGTGTAGTTGATGAAAATTGGCTGGATAAGATCAAGCCGGGCAGCTACAGCCTCAAGTATCTGCTAGAACGTAGAAAACGGATGAGCACCAGTCTTGTGCATTTGAAACGCCGCATCTCTGATATGGAGAAGATCATTGCTGAAATCAATCAGCACGTTGCTTATCGCAATCCGCGCCAATTAGAGGAAGATTTCAAACGCCTGGACAAAATCTTCAACAACATAGCCAGAAACGATTTTTATCGCACCTTTATAACCCCACTCAATATGCTGGAGACGGCAATATTCGGCAACGGCATGGCCCAGGTGCATGCTGAGATACTTCCCGCAGAGCGTGCAGTGCATGTGGTTGAAAACTTCGGACGATACGTTCAGCAATGCAAACGGGACATCACCTATATTACCGATGTGCTCTATCCATATATCGTAGCTAATATCGATCTGTTTTCCAAATGGGTGCAAGACAAAGCAGTCATGGAAGCGACTCCTCCTGAAGCGCAGCTGCCTGAGATTGATGGAACCTTCACACAACCAGAAAAGGATATCGTATGA
- the flaF gene encoding flagellar biosynthesis regulator FlaF — translation MQKAAFNTYAAMQKDGLTGRALEAAVLNRAANMLKECQTQWGTEGHDERFDAAVTFNQRVWTFFQAELSDPENPFPSEIKENILNLSIFIDRRLIEVLMNPAPELLSAVISINQNIAAGLMEKPDNDGTKPVAEPGTLTVSA, via the coding sequence ATGCAAAAGGCCGCGTTTAATACTTATGCTGCAATGCAGAAAGATGGGCTCACCGGCAGGGCACTGGAGGCGGCAGTACTGAACCGTGCTGCCAACATGCTCAAGGAGTGCCAGACTCAATGGGGTACCGAGGGCCACGACGAGCGTTTCGACGCAGCCGTGACTTTTAACCAGCGGGTATGGACTTTTTTTCAGGCAGAACTGTCTGACCCGGAAAACCCTTTCCCTTCCGAGATAAAAGAGAACATCCTGAACCTAAGTATTTTTATCGATCGACGCCTGATCGAGGTCTTGATGAACCCGGCTCCTGAACTGCTATCTGCGGTCATCAGCATTAACCAGAATATCGCTGCCGGTCTCATGGAAAAGCCTGATAATGATGGGACCAAGCCGGTTGCCGAGCCTGGCACTCTGACGGTAAGCGCCTGA
- a CDS encoding flagellar biosynthesis repressor FlbT, producing the protein MSLKIALKPHEKMILGGAVIQNGDKPATFFVENNVLVLREKDIVKEEDADTPCKRIYLTVQLMYLDEQNLARYHAIYWKQVGELTDAVKTMIPFIDEIGEHILVAEYYKALKVAKKMIAYEKELLDHAKGRV; encoded by the coding sequence ATGTCTCTCAAGATAGCATTGAAGCCGCATGAGAAGATGATACTGGGTGGGGCTGTCATCCAGAACGGGGACAAGCCGGCTACCTTTTTCGTCGAGAACAATGTCCTGGTGCTGCGGGAAAAGGACATTGTCAAGGAGGAGGATGCCGATACCCCGTGCAAGAGGATCTATCTGACCGTGCAGCTCATGTACCTAGATGAACAGAACCTAGCGCGCTATCATGCGATCTACTGGAAACAGGTAGGAGAGCTGACCGATGCAGTCAAAACCATGATCCCCTTTATCGATGAGATTGGGGAGCATATCCTGGTGGCTGAATATTACAAGGCACTGAAAGTGGCAAAAAAGATGATCGCCTATGAAAAGGAGTTATTGGATCATGCAAAAGGCCGCGTTTAA